The segment GTGTTTTGGTTGTTCCTATTCCTGAGTTGATGTTATTTGTGGCAGGATCAGATCCATCAGAGGTTTGTGCTCCATCGGCTGTGTTGTTGTAATAAGAATAGTCATACAACAATGTTTTCTGCCAGGATACAAACGGTTTTATCTGAAGCTGTTTGTGTACATAATTCAAAGAAAGTGTAGTTCCCCATTGGTTAACTGTAAGCGGAATGTTTTGTACATTGATATAGGTTGTAACCTGTACCGGAGCGCCAGGCTGTATCTGTCTCTGACCTACAATCAGGTTGGTATAATTGCTGGTCTGGATATAGTATGTTTCCAGATCCAGTTGAAGGTTACTGGCCAGTTTGCTCCGGTAGCCTAGCTCAACCATATCCGATTGCAACTGCTGAAGGTTCTTATTTCCTGTAACCAGCGTAGTGGAATGTACCTGCTCACTGTTAGCCTGAAGAGCCAGATTAATGTAGTTATCATAGATAAACGGAGAACGGAAAGCCCGTGAATACACTACACGAAACAGATGGCTATCGGATGGTTTAAAGGTTCCTGCCAGTTGATATGACAGATACCATTTGTCGGGATAGTTGAACTTATCCATCCGGAGAGCTCCTGCCAGCCGTACTTTATCCTGAAACAGATTGTATTCAGTTCTTACCGAAGCTGCATGCGTAGTAATGTAATATCGGCCACTTAATACCCCTTCTGAATTTTCCGCACTCCAGAATTTAGTATCGTCGTATAACGCTTTGCGGTAACTGTACCCTGGTTTGATAGAGAGGTGTTTCAATTTAACTTCATATTCAAAGGCCGCATCCAGTGCACTGAAGGCGTATTTGCTACCTCTCTGACCGATGATAGGGTCTTGTTCGCCTGATATATACGAAACCTGGCTGGTTAACCCGTAAATTACTCCTTTCAGATCTGCATAGGTAGAGTTGGAACGCATAACAGACATAGGTGTTACCGTATTTTCTGCACTTACTTTCTGAACCTCCGAACCCTGTAACCCTGCTGCCAGATCAAATCGTATGTTATTGTTTTCCTTGTAGTTAACAAATGCGTTTGCTCCATACTTCTGCATTGACCGGTCTGGTTTGGCAAACAGCGGGGTTATTGTATTGTGAGTTAACTTACTGGGTGAATCAACTGTCTGGTCCGTTTTCAGATCATAATAGGATACATCCCGTCCTCTGGACTGATAATTTCCGCTGACAGTTGCAGACAGCTTATTGGTAAACTGATGTCCTATAGAGGAATTGGCAATCAGGGTATTCAGACTTCCATATTGTGCATTGGCTACTGCCTGAACATTTTTGACGTTGCCAGCATTTTTCTGTGTAATAATATTGATAACACCAGATACTGCGTTAGGTCCATACATAGCTGCTGCAGGGCCACGCACTACTTCTATTTTCTCTACATCATTCAGGTCAATGGGGAGTGTCTCCCAGTAGGTACCACCCTGCAGGTAATTGTATACAGGACGATTATCTATCATAACCAGTGTAGTGGAGTTAATCGAATTCATAAAGAAAGAACTGGGGGGCACATTGTCCAGACCTCTCAGGTGAATGTCATAGTTGCCATTGCTTTGTTCCCGGACAATCACACCTGGAACCAGACGTAGAGCTTCCATAATGCTGGTTGCTCCTGCTTTTCGGATTTCTTCTTTGGTAAGAACTGAGGCTGAAAATGGGGTATCAAACAAGTTTTCTGATTTCTTGGAAGCTGATTCAACTTGTACGTTCATCAGTTCTTCCAGACTCATATTTATATATTGATTGGATGCAGCATTATCCTGGGCCCAGGTAGAGAAGGATATACTAAGCAATAAAGCCGAGTAGAAGATTTTTTTCATAGAAGGTTTTAATGTGTGCATTGGTGTTTTGTATAGGTATATCCCTCTAAAATCATTTTAGTGACTTGCTGATTTTGAGTTGTTCGATGAACGAATGGGATTTGCCAATGTATACAGTAATTGGGGGTATCAGTTTTGCTGGCACTTCTTTAAAAGTGTACTTATCCGGGAATTGGAGTGAGAGCAAAATGAGTATTTACTGGACAGCGTCGGAGGAAAAACAGGAGCCTATCTGAAGTTACGAGAATAGTTACTAGATTGCAGTGAAAGTATACTAGCCTGCTCACATAAAATGATACACTCTGAAACCTCACAAACCACTGTTTCAAAAGATATTCAACCTGCCGACTGTAAGAATTGTGGCAATTTGGTAACCGAAACATTCTGTGGACATTGCGGACAACGACAGCTGCAACCCCGATTAACAATCAAGGAATTGCTATCACTGGCCTATGAGTCACTGGTTGATTTTGACAGAGGGTTTCTTTTTACAACAACGAAGATGTTTACCCGACCTCAGGGGGTAATAGCTGACTACATTACAGGAAGAAGGATTATATACACCAATCCCATTAAATATCTGTTGCTTTGGTTAGGTATCAGTACATTTATAGGATTTTCCATACTGGATATGGATGCCTTTACTCAGAAGATGACAGAACAGGTACAAACGCAAAAGCCCGTTTTTAAAAATAAAAAACAGCAGGAAAAATATCAGACAGCCAACGCAAGAGTTCAGCAGTTTCAGCAATTTATTACTCAGAATCCTCAATTCATGTATGCTATCCTGATTCCAATTCTGGCCTTAGGTTCCAGTGTGTTTTTTAGAAAGCAGGGATACACCTATGCGGAGCATTTGCTAATGAATACCTATACAATGGCACAGAGCGCCCTGTTTTCTATTCCGGGTTATTTGTTATACCTATATTTTCCAACACACTTTATCATAGATAGCGTACTATCTACATCCATTGCTGCTATATACTATTCAGTTGTAGGCGCATTGTTTTTTTACAGGAAAAGCTATTTTGCTTCCGCTTTTAAATCTCTGATAAACTATGTAATAGCTTATATGCTATTCTTTCTATTAGCGGGAATTGTAGGATTTATCTATGGGGCTCTACTTATGCAATAATTGGTCTTCAATGAATTTATATATACATTCTATTCTCCAAAATGACTAATAAGCTACTTCTGAGCATTTTCTGATTCTATACTCTCCAAAAACTTTTTCTCAGATTTATCAGGATATTTTCAAAAGTTGCTCACAGGTAAAGTCACTGGATACGGTTTCATTAGTGAAGAGGACTCGTAAAATTGTGGTGATTAGTTTTGTGAATAGGGTGAAGGTAATGCCTAAAAATAAGATAGATATAGAAATATATAAACATACAGGGAAGATAAAACCAACATATGTAAGCATATGGGATTGGAAAGCCGACAGCTTGTTAGTTAGTTTGGATAGTTCTGTTGTTCAGGAACGAAAGGAGTTAACGGGTAAGGAAATGAACTCCTTTCTGAATCTTTTTTATAAACGAATAACTCCGAAAGACGGAACACTAGCGGAACAAGCATTCTGTTATGAACCTCATCATGGAATCATATTCTATGATGAGTCTGATACACCATTTGCCTATTTTGAAATATGTTTCTCTTGTAGAAAGGCGTATGCCAGTAAGGGGTTTTATTTTGGCGAGTTTTGCTATGAGCGGCTTAACAGTCTTAACGCTTATTTTAAAGAATGGGGTTGGAAATATATGCTGGACAATCCTTGAGACCAGCAATAAGCAAGACTACCGATCTTTTATTCTCGAATAGATTCTCTTATAAGCTACATATAGCCCTAGTTATCACGCCGTAGCAGGAAGATTCTTTCAGAAGGACAAGGAAGGAGAGTGGTCTCTTCAGGAAAACAGAGAGGGAAATTCCCTTGCACAAAGACAGAGAGTGTGAGAGGGAAGAGAAACGAGATTCTTCCCTCAAACTTGAAAAGAATCTACTTTACTGTGTTGGGTGATTGCTGCTAAACGAATCACGATACATCTTCCAGCCTTTGGGCGTCTTTTTCCAGAGTACCAGAAATTTGCCATCATCCATCAAAGCATTGTTGGCATCATATGATTGCCATAAGCCTTCTTCTGTTACATAGTCATCACCCAAACCATACACTTTGGTCGTAATAAACTTGCCATTGCGAAGACCCATCTGGTGGTAGGCCAACTGGAAGAATTCAAGTGCCCCTTTGGAGCCACAAATAGGCTGCAAATTGGGAGCAAGGATACAGCAATCATCTGCATAGCGTTCAACAAAAATAGAGGAATCTCCTTTGGTAAAGGCCTGAAAATAGATGGAGTTGCTTTCTGCTATAGCCTTTCTGGCTTCTTCCAGCTCGGTCTGTGTTTTGGACTGAGCCGATTGACAGCCATACTGTATAAAGGCCAGCCCTATAAGGGATGCAATGATAAACCAGGTGTTCTTTCTCATAGTATTATGTTTGTAGTAGTTTTAATCTACCACAAACATAGAAAGAACAACAGTCTGGAAATTGTATGAATCGGAATAGGATAGGAGTTTGAATTCTTTATTGCCTCATCACTTTTTTAGAGTAACACAACTCAGAGGTTTTGCGGAAGAATAGGTTGGTCTGCTTCATAAAAACATTTCCCTAAACGAAAATATCTATGATCATCCCCATAAACAGTTAGTGAAATTGTATCATTTTTTGTCCTATGAACAAGTTTGAGTTCTTTAACTATAGACCCTTTTACAGGACCTTTAATGGTAGTAGAATTCATTATATACTTAACAACATCATATCCTCTGATATTGAATGTCGCTTTATTAAAATATGTAACTGATGAAAATCTGTAACCAGTCAAGTCTATCATGCATTCATTTTTTGAGCTATCCGCACAGGAAAAAAATACCATTAGGCTAGCAACCAATACTTGTAATCTCATAGTTAGGAAAATAACTTAGTTAAAAGAATCAATGTTTCCTATAAACCTTTTATCAATTGACATAAGGATGTCATATTCGGATTCTGAAAAGTTTTTTAACATGACGAAGTTCTCATAAGGAACAACCAAAAACTTCTCACTGTCATCTTTAAAGAAAATGATTTCATCAAAAGGTAAATCTTCTTCTATTGCATTAAAGTACACAAGAGGAATAGTTTTAAGTTTCTCTTTTAATTGTTCTGTTAAATAAAATCCCTGTATAGAACTCTCGTTTCGCGTATGAAAAGGATCATACTTTAATTTTCCTGCTTCCTTTAAATAGTCCTGTAGGCCAGATTTATCCATATCCTTCTGATCTACAACTCTTTCAAATCCTATTTTTGTAATACCAAACTTTCCCAGATTGTCAATAAATAAACTCCAAAACCAGTCAGGAAGGTTGTCCCAGCTATATTCTTCGCTTCTGTTTTTGCGTAGGTTAAAGATTATATACTTATACTCCATAAGAGTTTATTTTTTCAATTGCTGAATGTTTGAGCATCGTCAACCCTACAATTAGGCAATCATTCTGTAGGGGCGTTTTATGAAAGCAGGTTTGTATGATAAAAGATATTTGGTAGCATAAGTAAGAGCAGTCTACAAAGCTTCGTATAGATTTTAGATAGGCGTATTTGTTGTAATGCAATAAGTACTATGT is part of the Xanthocytophaga agilis genome and harbors:
- a CDS encoding TonB-dependent receptor plug domain-containing protein — encoded protein: MKKIFYSALLLSISFSTWAQDNAASNQYINMSLEELMNVQVESASKKSENLFDTPFSASVLTKEEIRKAGATSIMEALRLVPGVIVREQSNGNYDIHLRGLDNVPPSSFFMNSINSTTLVMIDNRPVYNYLQGGTYWETLPIDLNDVEKIEVVRGPAAAMYGPNAVSGVINIITQKNAGNVKNVQAVANAQYGSLNTLIANSSIGHQFTNKLSATVSGNYQSRGRDVSYYDLKTDQTVDSPSKLTHNTITPLFAKPDRSMQKYGANAFVNYKENNNIRFDLAAGLQGSEVQKVSAENTVTPMSVMRSNSTYADLKGVIYGLTSQVSYISGEQDPIIGQRGSKYAFSALDAAFEYEVKLKHLSIKPGYSYRKALYDDTKFWSAENSEGVLSGRYYITTHAASVRTEYNLFQDKVRLAGALRMDKFNYPDKWYLSYQLAGTFKPSDSHLFRVVYSRAFRSPFIYDNYINLALQANSEQVHSTTLVTGNKNLQQLQSDMVELGYRSKLASNLQLDLETYYIQTSNYTNLIVGQRQIQPGAPVQVTTYINVQNIPLTVNQWGTTLSLNYVHKQLQIKPFVSWQKTLLYDYSYYNNTADGAQTSDGSDPATNNINSGIGTTKTHKATPSVYGGAFINYQFNTKFNLNINPYFFTNQTLSHQNASYTVKSTAVDTYKVDAKVFVNAKFSYSPSKVVTIFVTGRNLLNKRSAEYFHTDAIGSMYLGGINLNLGSL
- a CDS encoding YybH family protein; the protein is MRKNTWFIIASLIGLAFIQYGCQSAQSKTQTELEEARKAIAESNSIYFQAFTKGDSSIFVERYADDCCILAPNLQPICGSKGALEFFQLAYHQMGLRNGKFITTKVYGLGDDYVTEEGLWQSYDANNALMDDGKFLVLWKKTPKGWKMYRDSFSSNHPTQ
- a CDS encoding DUF3667 domain-containing protein, producing the protein MIHSETSQTTVSKDIQPADCKNCGNLVTETFCGHCGQRQLQPRLTIKELLSLAYESLVDFDRGFLFTTTKMFTRPQGVIADYITGRRIIYTNPIKYLLLWLGISTFIGFSILDMDAFTQKMTEQVQTQKPVFKNKKQQEKYQTANARVQQFQQFITQNPQFMYAILIPILALGSSVFFRKQGYTYAEHLLMNTYTMAQSALFSIPGYLLYLYFPTHFIIDSVLSTSIAAIYYSVVGALFFYRKSYFASAFKSLINYVIAYMLFFLLAGIVGFIYGALLMQ